One window of Trichoderma breve strain T069 chromosome 3, whole genome shotgun sequence genomic DNA carries:
- a CDS encoding ankyrin repeats (3 copies) domain-containing protein, with amino-acid sequence MAGVDTDPDQTFEIVERDAVPAPAPQPNDSHEQRIRSLEKWLQPTDFLSPGSEFMKHLHSYVPGTGGWIHKSPVFRTWTNVDASSDQDHVGGSCLHVRGVAGSGKSVFAASTVRQLQESGNIVLFFFFRQIVDKNHSANYLVRDFTAQLLPHCPALVTTLTAISQDHAISRNENSLVWPALVEALTKSISKNVYCVVDALDEMDDGDFEGMTSRLIELGAVVPEKVKVMMTSRPLPKIEQAFNNRGIVRLKLDPALLFPDVARYVDARMAKLEPPLSDDKNELIKQTICERANGLFLHARLIADNLAEGLRDGHITEETLPGSLDRLPRTLQEVYENMLKEHAYRSGVTAEQQAKVLTCVTHASRPLRLIELGSLLSNMLHISLGQGKDLVRRSCGRLLELLEDESVSVIHHSFTEFLHDATRKKDAAAFPALDDIASHEMLAVLMLEYLDGCPHFDATIDDDREEEEEEVNYDDYDWRGKERERREDIATKLRETHPLVSYAAENLAFHLKNASVQPLAIAREALTRYLSPGKPAFETWMLMNWRDRLSASFTVFHLAAAVHPELAMPLAVVKLFEENEPTLLDARDSDGRTPLSYAAENGHDEIAQFLLAKGAEAESGGNDGQTPLHRAALSGNSGVVRLLLAAGVDPMIKTHPVLREYDNYEGYFIDYSEEQAESRRKTALSFAFRGDNPEVVQAFLPFIPPDSVNKYFHQVNEVENVEAILNTGKVDIDCFQNGQTRLYRATKSHKLDLVKLLLKHGADPNRRCSRKRSWDYNGEITLQVDNERGPTPLHAFSSPDDRIIFMKDDVKEAEECARVLIEAGADVNATMERDYSRGGKNLTPLHLAVQKTTTTFGYWGSLDKSEEILAKVLLAAGADPNARTDKGNTPMHIANPEKPQLLDMLVEHGADLNAMNASGRTPLLEIITNMGPSSSAFDLLKPDVHTFNKLVDLGADVNATDQNGDNLFHHVMSSIGFFSDKEFLPLVRRLLHSGVDLNQRNRKGHPPLWKYNLPSPTDSDEELLRVLVEAGMDMNACDEEKGETILWVIGRRFQKNLSTMQMFIRLGADPKVSAKDGRTLLHDAAKEKQDASWFRYLISVGAKPEVLDSRGDTLIHSMLRSTPEDYKLPEIMQVLVEAGVSPLAKNKNGQTALHVVQSLKALEYVLKSPLFKGLNLNEQDVNGFTPLHNAIAFGDTAIGSLIRAGADPTILAADNLSLLHLASRTGASSIVNLLLSEYRCRGVLEKYVNLLGEGMAPLHYACSFGRPESVWELLRNGADPWLLDVEGLTPLHALAEFEPFEGAWNSPRTGTRTADIVVMLQQAGVDLTIEAVVEEDDGTTKTVTPLDVAVENKCWDMVRALVTRGVKVRDSYTQSPEFISATDKYKAAQNVRSISVTLPSRQHFTMWRGRWAVYEKDRPINREKLYIADGQTILDTQASGPTGLDKLDLLRCALDDGDYDSIKEYALLGGDVFVLDEYKDNTLLHLLVKGGYTDLLEYFADQVPLYEAQDGVQADDESCGTLLGTVCERELPSLNIIQFLVDKIGVDVNAVYNRRGYCYKLKRATALHILASGHHFWQIEALEYLLSKGANIEARNKDGMTPLLAALDHSWPDGYWREETVRVLVKHGANVNATIQPTEDEYGRRSRNSGLSALEISDQAGITRLLLENGADAKCVTGLIARIVARRNDPDTIKVLLEAGLDPNELPASGKDGEDDRQGAENVRYALHEVSRPSTRSHPEADFYSRNRATIELLLLHGADPFALYPDGRSLLHTVVEEQGQLDSFLPRLSQTDVNREPTYREEKPPLASIVPDSILGLLKHGADALVVDDEGRTPLHWLCTLPGKYDKKQRQAFITLVEHGPAAVNMVDKQGRKPLHLALAVYGDRLQESLFAIKHLISAGSDISEPDLVTGNSTLHQLAPRLVGHARRAAKATSLFRKFSASLDINARNVLGETPVMRFTAAGWEGTRDPKGKISHPRYAIANDVMHATALGVFVDLGADLMAVDARGQTLLHITARRELPSSSSDWDQREDLKGAFQKLMELGVDPRREDAELRTAIDIAVARKLRDVIQLFREKKEEKNVEESDG; translated from the exons ATGGCTGGTGTTGATACTGATCCAGATCAGACATTCGAAATTGTAGAGCGAGATGCAGTGCCCGCGCCTGCACCACAGCCAAACGACTCACACGAACAACGGATCCGCAGCCTAGAGAAATGGCTCCAACCAACCGACTTTCTCTCTCCAGGGAGTGAGTTCATGAAACATTTACACTCATATGTACCTGGAACTGGCGGATGGATCCACAAGTCGCCTGTCTTTCGCACTTGGACCAATGTCGACGCCAGCTCTGACCAAGATCATGTTGGTGGCTCGTGTCTCCATGTCCGGGGAGTTGCTGGCAGCGGAAAGTCTGTCTTTGCAGCTAGTACAGTGCGCCAATTGCAAGAATCCGGCAACattgttctcttcttcttctttcgccAGATTGTCGACAAGAATCACAGCGCCAACTATCTCGTGCGCGACTTTACTGCGCAACTGCTTCCTCATTGCCCTGCTTTGGTAACCACTTTGACGGCTATATCTCAGGATCATGCCATCAGCCGCAATGAAAACAGCTTGGTATGGCCTGCTCTCGTTGAAGCTCTTACCAAGAGCATCTCAAAGAATGTGTACTGCGTTGTAGACGCTctagatgagatggatgatggtgACTTTGAGGGCATGACGAGTCGTCTTATTGAGCTGGGCGCCGTTGTGCCTGAAAAAGTCAAGGTTATGATGACGAGCAGGCCGCTGCCCAAGATTGAACAGGCTTTTAACAACCGGGGAATCGTCCGGTTGAAGCTCGACCCAGCCCTGCTTTTCCCAGATGTGGCACGTTATGTTGACGCTAGGATGGCCAAGCTGGAGCCTCCGTTAAGCGACGACAAGAACGAGCTGATCAAACAGACCATCTGTGAACGAGCCAACGGACTCTTTCTTCACGCCAGACTTATTGCGGATAATTTAGCCGAAGGCTTACGGGATGGGCATATCACTGAAGAGACTCTGCCTGGCAGCCTGGATCGTCTTCCACGAACACTTCAAGAGGTGTATGAAAACATGTTAAAAGAACATGCTTATCGGAGCGGAGTCACAGCGGAGCAACAAGCCAAGGTTCTTACGTGTGTAACACATGCGAGCCGACCGTTACGATTGATTGAGCTTGGATCTCTGCTCTCTAACATGCTACACATAAGCCTCGGACAGGGAAAGGACTTGGTGCGGCGGAGCTGCGGGAGGCTATTGGAGCTCCTGGAAGATGAGAGCGTGAGCGTTATTCACCATTCGTTCACCGAGTTTTTGCACGATGCcacgagaaagaaagatgctgctgctttccCTGCCTTGGATGACATAGCTTCACATGAGATGCTTGCAGTGCTGATGCTGGAATATCTCGACGGCTGTCCGCATTTCGACGCCACTATCGATGACGacagagaggaggaggaggaggaggtgaaCTACGACGACTATGATTGGCgaggcaaagagagagagagaagggaagatATCGCAACCAAATTGCGAGAGACACATCCCCTAGTCTCCTACGCTGCTGAAAATTTGGCATTTCATCTTAAAAATGCATCAGTGCAGCCGCTGGCTAttgctcgagaagctctgACTCGCTATTTGAGCCCCGGGAAGCCAGCATTTGAGACGTGGATGCTGATGAATTGGCGTGACCGACTATCTGCCTCTTTTACCGTCTTCCacctcgctgctgctgttcacCCCGAACTTGCCATGCCACTGGCGGTAGTCAAGCTGTTTGAGGAGAACGAGCCGACACTTCTTGACGCTCGTGACTCAGATGGCCGTACTCCATTATCCTACGCTGCCGagaatggccatgatgaaattGCCCAGTTTCTGCTTGCTAAAGGTGCAGAAGCGGAGTCGGGCGGTAATGATGGCCAAACGCCTCTGCACAGGGCGGCATTGAGTGGTAATTCGGGAGTTGTTCGACTTTTGTTAGCCGCTGGTGTTGACCCCATGATTAAAACACACCCAGTTCTCAGAGAATACGACAATTATGAAGGGTACTTCATAGATTATTCGGAGGAGCAAGCGGAGAGTCGGAGGAAGACTGCTTTGTCCTTTGCCTTCCGAGGCGACAATCCCGAGGTTGTCCAGGCGTTTTTGCCCTTCATCCCACCAGACTCTGTGAATAAATACTTTCACCAGGTCAATGAAGTGGAGAATGTAGAGGCCATCCTAAACACAGGCAAAGTCGATATTGACTGCTTCCAGAACGGGCAAACAAGGCTATATAGGGCAACCAAGTCACACAAGCTGGATTTAGTCAAGCTACTCCTCAAGCATGGTGCAGACCCGAACAGGAGATGTTCTCGGAAGCGGTCTTGGGACTACAATGGCGAAATCACTCTGCAAGTTGATAACGAACGAGGACCAACACCTCTTCATGCgttttcttctccagatgATAGGATCATCTTTATGAAGGATGACGTGAAGGAGGCGGAAGAATGTGCCCGAGTGCTCATAGAAGCTGGTGCAGATGTGAACGCCACAATGGAACGGGACTATTCTCGCGGTGGTAAGAATCTGACACCTCTCCATCTCGCTGTGCAGAAGACTACCACAACATTTGGATACTGGGGTTCATTGGACAAGTCTGAAGAGATTCTCGCCAAAGTGCTCCTCGCAGCAGGCGCGGATCCTAACGCCCGGACGGACAAAGGAAACACACCTATGCACATCGCTAACCCAGAGAAGCCCCAGCTACTTGATATGCTCGTTGAACATGGAGCAGATCTTAACGCCATGAATGCGTCGGGAAGAACGCCTTTACTCGAGATTATAACCAATATGGGCCCTTCTTCGTCCGCTTTTGACCTGTTGAAGCCGGATGTCCATACATTCAACAAGCTCGTGGATCTCGGGGCTGATGTAAACGCTACAGACCAAAACGGGGATAATTTATTTCACCACGTTATGAGTAGCATTGGGTTCTTTTCCGACAAGGAATTTTTGCCTCTAGTCAGGCGACTTTTACACTCGGGCGTGGACCTGAATCAGCGTAATCGGAAGGGTCATCCGCCTCTGTGGAAATATAATCTGCCTTCTCCTACGGACAGTGACGAGGAACTTCTCCGTGTGCTTGTGGAAGCGGGCATGGATATGAACGCATGtgatgaagagaaaggcGAGACTATTCTATGGGTCATCGGCAGGAGATTCCAAAAGAACCTCAGCACCATGCAAATGTTTATCCGTCTGGGCGCTGACCCCAAGGTATccgccaaagatggcagaaCTCTATTGCACGATGCGGCGAAAGAAAAACAGGACGCCAGTTGGTTTCGCTATTTGATCTCGGTAGGCGCAAAGCCAGAGGTGCTCGACTCTAGAGGAGACACGCTCATTCACTCGATGCTTCGCTCAACTCCCGAGGATTATAAACTTCCTGAGATAATGCAAGTTCTGGTCGAGGCTGGTGTTTCACCGCTtgcaaaaaataaaaatggCCAGACGGCGCTTCATGTGGTGCAGAGCTTGAAGGCCCTGGAATATGTGCTTAAAAGCCCCCTTTTCAAGGGGCTGAATCTCAATGAGCAGGATGTGAACGGCTTTACCCCCTTACACAACGCTATAGCTTTTGGAGATACAGCTATTGGAAGTCTTATTCGTGCTGGAGCTGATCCAACTATCCTCGCGGCGGATAATCTCTCTCTGCTGCATCTTGCCTCTCGTACGGGGGCTTCTTCCATCGTCAACCTTCTCCTGTCAGAGTACCGCTGTCGAGGTGTGCTTGAGAAATACGTGAATCTTTTAGGCGAGGGTATGGCACCACTGCATTACGCTTGTTCTTTTGGACGGCCAGAGAGTGTCTGGGAGCTACTCCGCAACGGTGCAGATCCTTGGCTGTTAGATGTCGAAGGCCTTACGCCGCTGCATGCCCTGGCTGAGTTTGAACCTTTCGAAGGTGCATGGAACTCGCCCCGAACAGGAACTCGCACAGCGGATATTGTTGTAATGTTGCAGCAAGCTGGAGTCGACTTAACCATCGAGGCAgtcgttgaagaagacgacgggACAACCAAGACTGTAACTCCCCTGGATGTGGCGGTAGAGAACAAGTGCTGGGATATGGTACGCGCGCTGGTTACACGCGGCGTCAAAGTCCGAGACAGCTACACACAGTCCCCAGAGTTCATTTCGGCCACAGATAAATACAAAGCAGCCCAAAATGTTCGTAGTATCTCAGTTACATTGCCCAGCCGACAGCATTTTACCATGTGGCGAGGCCGATGGGCAGTCTATGAAAAAGATCGTCCTATCAACAGAGAAAAGCTATACATAGCTGACGGACAGACCATATTGGATACACAAGCCAGCGGGCCGACTGGACTTGACAAGCTAGACCTCTTGAGGTGTGCTCTTGATGACGGAGATTACGACAGTATCAAGGAGTACGCATTGCTAGGTGGAGACGTGTTTGTACTGGACGAGTATAAGGATAATACTCTCCTCCATTTACTCGTTAAGGGGGGATATACAGACCTACTCGAGTATTTCGCCGACCAAGTGCCTCTTTATGAAGCCCAAGACGGAGTCCAAGCGGACGATGAAAGTTGCGGCACTCTTCTTGGTACAGTCTGCGAACGGGAACTCCCATCTTTAAACATTATACAGTTCCTCGTTGACAAAATTGGTGTTGATGTCAATGCTGTCTATAACCGACGAGGATATTGTTACAAGTTAAAAAGAGCCACCGCATTACACATCCTGGCGAGCGGTCACCACTTTTGGCAGATTGAGGCACTTGAATACCTTCTCTCAAAAGGGGCAAACATCGAAGCGCGAAACAAAGACGGTATGACACCGCTGTTGGCGGCTCTGGATCATAGTTGGCCGGATGGTTACTGGCGAGAAGAGACGGTTCGCGTACTGGTGAAGCATGGAGCCAATGTAAATGCGACTATTCAGCCGACGGAAGACGAGTATGGGCGGCGTAGCCGCAACAGTGGCCTCTCAGCACTGGAGATATCGGACCAGGCAGGGATCACAAGGCTCTTGCTCGAGAACGGAGCAGATGCAAAGTGTGTTACGGGACTCATAGCCCGTATAGTAGCGAGACGGAACGATCCAGATACGATCAAGGTGCTGCTAGAGGCTGGTTTGGATCCGAACGAACTACCAGCATCTGgcaaggatggagaggacgACAGACAAGGGGCAGAAAATGTGCGATATGCGCTCCACGAGGTATCTCGACCGTCAACTAGGTCCCATCCAGAGGCAGATTTCTATTCGCGAAACCGGGCAACGATAGAGTTGCTGCTCTTGCACGGCGCCGATCCATTTGCACTGTACCCGGACGGAAGGTCTCTACTCCATACTGTCGTCGAGGAACAGGGTCAACTAGACAGCTTCCTCCCTCGACTCTCACAAACAGATGTCAACC GAGAACCAACATACCGCGAAGAGAAACCACCACTCGCGAGCATCGTGCCTGATTCCATCCTTGGTCTGTTAAAGCACGGGGCTGACGCCCTCGTTGTTGATGACGAGGGACGTACACCGCTGCATTGGCTCTGTACGCTTCCCGGTAAATACGATAAGAAGCAACGGCAGGCTTTTATCACGCTGGTTGAACACGGTCCAGCCGCTGTCAACATGGTCGACAAGCAAGGCCGCAAGCCTCTTCATTTGGCACTCGCGGTGTATGGGGATCGTCTCCAAGAATCTCTATTTGCAATCAAGCACCTCATATCCGCAGGCTCTGATATAAGTGAACCGGATCTCGTAACGGGTAACTCGACGCTACACCAGCTCGCACCTCGTCTCGTAGGCCACGCCAGAAGAGCTGCCAAAGCCACCTCACTCTTCCGCAAGTTTTCTGCCAGCCTCGATATCAACGCACGGAACGTCTTAGGCGAGACTCCAGTCATGCGTTTCACAGCTGCTGGATGGGAAGGCACACGCGACCCCAAGGGAAAAATCTCACATCCAAGATATGCCATTGCTAATGACGTGATGCACGCGACGGCTCTGGGCGTCTTTGTCGATTTAGGTGCAGACTTGATGGCTGTGGACGCACGAGGGCAGACGCTGCTGCATATAACGGCGAGGCGGGAGCTTCCGAGTAGTAGCTCGGATTGGGATCAGCGTGAGGATCTGAAGGGTGCATTTCAGAAGTTGATggagcttggtgttgatcCGCGGAGAGAGGATGCTGAGTTGAGGACGGCTATTGACATTGCTGTTGCGAGGAAGTTGCGTGATGTTATACAGTTGTtcagggagaagaaggaggagaagaatgtGGAAGAGAGCGATGGTTAG
- a CDS encoding fungal specific transcription factor domain-containing protein, which translates to MPECRNCLRLGVRCPGFSPQSEFISRKEMQKSADDIFRAAGVEKRRVGSCEECRSSKHRCTKTRPSCRRCILRHLPCVYPSKPDKQQERESSTQPASSVASSTAAAAGLTSTISVQPLESGQWTNPALLHAFGVNIESLCTDTLPKDHGLRLRLVNAFFDRSHHLRCLTFVHQPSFMQSLESASVAQDYGEPLLYAMCALGARHIYFDATFTLDSPDRDLLPSVIPGQAWAERARKEILGEMHAPTVQNLMTVALLCEYGLREDQHALVFILLAFLHRAIRLLSLDSPRPLPNHPTTAQMMQREIENRIVWASFVIDSLAANGVEKNMCWKDHIPSIPLPCSDDCFNTSQLSAPRHYLLQIEDSGMQTAISELDLSALLVVVVRLRTKVMQLIRVADPGMRIWEPSSQFVTIIDQLIALYNNMPERYYLTEANLYVLKDKGMLGGVFALHLFIHAVIFDLTRISLAGFSFPLAPAFKNSPVEFRAHCQSLCRFHASQVSDIIRTGLSFNRGAFDDLFCPDATIESTKVQIIFAATVDQSPQTLQVTRDNIISNLNFLLTIHNRGKEAPTQFIRGIIPLCHLFGFRDIAERYQETLGLSIPIDPAEVTGSADDHHLVALASFRRGRVQLQESQATGSAKTMSSGNDNKSPLIHASQSVIYEEAVDRGSGGDFTSSLPILRPTYPPIEVAPELLSQSLAQRNPLQIMPSAGVMVQNGAILQPSVDDYIKTADEMSTYLTWGMTEIPHWMNLPDPMPPG; encoded by the exons ATGCCAGAGTGTCGAAATTGTCTTCGCCTGGGAGTCAGATGTCCTGGGTTTAGCCCGCAGAGCGAGTTCATCTCGCGCAAAGAGATGCAAAAGTCGGCAGACGACATCTTCAGGGCTGCTGGCGTTGAAAAGAGAAGGGTGGGGTCCTGCGAAGAATGCCGGTCATCCAAGCATCGCTGCACCAAGACTCGGCCGTCGTGTCGCCGATGCATCCTGCGCCATCTGCCTTGTGTCTATCCTTCAAAGCCGGATAAGCAGCAAGAGCGCGAATCCTCTACTCAACCCGCCAGCTCTGTCGCAAGCTCtacggctgctgctgcggggCTCACCTCAACTATCTCAGTTCAACCCCTGGAATCCGGCCAATGGACAAATCCCGCACTTTTGCACGCCTTTGGTGTGAATATTGAGAG TTTGTGCACAGATACTCTACCAAAGGATCATGGTCTTCGACTTCGCCTGGTTAATGCTTTCTTCGACCGATCTCACCACCTTCGTTGTCTGACTTTTGTTCATCAACCTTCCTTCATGCAGTCGCTCGAGTCGGCCAGTGTAGCTCAGGATTATGGAGAGCCATTGCTCTATGCTATGTGCGCCCTTGGCGCTAG ACACATCTACTTTGATGCGACGTTCACCCTGGATAGCCCCGATCGCGACTTGCTTCCAAGCGTAATCCCTGGGCAAGCATGGGCTGAGAGGGCGAGAAAGGAGATCTTAGGAGAGATGCATGCTCCCACAGTCCAAAATCTCATG ACAGTAGCCCTTCTCTGCGAATATGGGCTTCGTGAAGACCAGCATGCTTTGGTCTTCATTTTGCTGGCTTTTCTGCATCGCGCCATACGGTTACTGAGCTTGGATTCGCCACGTCCCCTTCCCAACCATCCCACAACAGCTCAGATGATGCAACGAGAAATAGAAAACCGCATCGTCTGGGCCAGCTTCGTCATTGATAGCCTTGCTGCTAATGGCGTTGAAAAAAACATGTGTTGGAAAGATCACATACCAAGCATTCCCCTGCCTTGTTCCGACGATTGCTTTAATACATCTCAGCTTTCCGCACCGAGGCACTATCTTTTGCAGATTGAAGACTCGGGAATGCAGACCGCCATTTCGGAGCTAGACTTGTCGGCACTattggttgtggttgtgcGATTGAGAACAAAAGTAATGCA ACTCATTCGCGTTGCCGACCCTGGCATGCGCATCTGGGAGCCGTCGTCGCAATTCGTCACAATCATTGATCAACTTATCGCTCTGTACAATAATATGCCAGAACGATATTATTTAACGGAAGCTAATCTATACGTGCTCAAAGATAAAGGAATGCTTGGGGGTGTCTTTGCTCTACATCTCTTTATCCACGCCGTCATCTTCGATCTCACCCGCATTTCACTAGCCGGCTTCAGCTTCCCGCTGGCACCAGCCTTCAAGAACTCCCCAGTTGAATTCCGCGCACACTGCCAAAGTTTATGCCGCTTCCATGCTAGCCAAGTTTCCGATATCATCCGCACTGGATTGAGCTTCAATCGGGGTGCTTTCGACGACCTCTTTTGCCCCGATGCGACCATTGAATCGACCAAAGTACAGATTATCTTCGCTGCCACTGTGGACCAATCCCCCCAGACTTTGCAGGTCACCAGAGATAATATCATTAGCAACTTGAACTTTCTTTTGACCATCCATAATCGTGGAAAAGAGGCACCGACGCAGTTT ATTCGTGGCATTATTCCGCTATGCCATCTCTTTGGCTTTCGAGATATTGCAGAGCGATATCAGGAAACACTTGG CCTTAGCATACCGATCGATCCGGCTGAAGTCACAGGATCAGCCGATGATCACCACCTTGTAGCATTAGCCTCCTTCCGACGAGGGAGAGTGCAGCTTCAAGAATCTCAAGCGACGGGAAGTGCCAAGACGATGTCTTCAGGAAACGACAACAAATCACCGTTAATCCACGCAAGTCAAAGCGTCATCTATGAAGAGGCTGTGGACAGGGGTAGCGGCGGTGATTTTACAAGTTCGCTGCCAATCCTAAGGCCAACGTACCCCCCGATCGAGGTAGCACCTGAACTTTTGAGCCAAAGCTTGGCTCAAAGGAATCCCCTTCAGATTATGCCATCTGCAGGCGTCATGGTGCAAAATGGAGCCATTTTGCAGCCTTCAGTCGACGACTACATTAAAACAGCAGATGAAATGTCGACATATCTGACATGGGGAATGACTGAAATCCCCCATTGGATGAACCTGCCTGATCCAATGCCCCCGGGGTGA
- a CDS encoding alpha/beta hydrolase family domain-containing protein, translating to MPFTKPHSLPSDGYDSQTAWRDIQKFLPDRLHFTPEHCPTEEWWEHKGYKLHLDRWRNSEAKIRLILHHGVGSNGRQMSMILGVPLHKAGFELVALDMPGYGCTEVSDGQVWSYDDWVQLSSDFVDHEMKADPRPIALYGISAGGMLTYHSAALNRKVKGIIGMTFLDQRIQQVADTTARNILMSRVGLPFTRAANATPFARMKIPMSLVSKMSTLVNNNDALRIFLNDSTSAGSSASMHFLATYSQYKPAMEPEAFDVCPVLLTQPAQDRWTPLELSKLFLPRITKVPVKTVQLENAGHYPLEEPGLQQMADAIIEFLNEISL from the coding sequence ATGCCATTCACCAAGCCTCACAGTCTCCCTTCCGATGGCTACGATTCGCAGACAGCCTGGCGTGATATTCAGAAATTCCTACCCGATCGTCTTCACTTCACGCCTGAACATTGTCCAACGGAAGAATGGTGGGAGCATAAGGGATACAAACTACACTTGGATCGATGGCGTAACTCAGAAGCCAAGATTCGATTGATACTACATCATGGTGTTGGAAGCAATGGCCGCCAAATGTCCATGATTCTTGGAGTTCCTTTGCATAAGGCCGGCTTCGAGCTTGTCGCTCTCGACATGCCTGGCTACGGCTGCACAGAAGTGTCCGATGGCCAGGTTTGGTCATATGATGATTGGGTTCAATTATCAAGCGATTTCGTCGACCACGAAATGAAGGCGGATCCGCGGCCTATTGCTCTCTACGGTATAAGTGCTGGTGGAATGCTGACCTATCATTCTGCCGCTCTCAAtcgcaaggtcaagggcaTTATTGGCATGACTTTCCTTGACCAGCGCATTCAGCAAGTCGCCGACACAACCGCGAGAAACATTCTTATGAGCCGAGTGGGACTGCCCTTCACTCGCGCCGCTAACGCAACACCTTTCGCTCGTATGAAAATACCCATGTCGCTTGTAAGCAAAATGTCGACGCTGGTAAACAACAACGATGCCTTGAGGATCTTCTTAAATGACAGCACTTCAGCAGGCTCATCTGCCTCGATGCATTTCTTAGCAACATACTCTCAATACAAACCGGCGATGGAACCAGAAGCCTTCGATGTGTGCCCCGTCCTGTTAACCCAGCCTGCACAGGACAGATGGACGCCCTTGGAATTGAGCAAACTATTCCTGCCTCGAATTACCAAGGTACCCGTAAAAACAGTGCAGCTTGAAAATGCGGGCCACTATCCCCTTGAGGAACCTGGACTGCAACAAATGGCGGACGCTATTATTGAGTTTTTAAACGAGATAAGCCTCTAA
- a CDS encoding taurine catabolism dioxygenase tauD, tfdA family domain-containing protein, whose product MSLRRIGTAGRQLASYATVASRASIQPIAHPPGSGVRFGAVVQGVNIDKISDADFDIIKEALYRHQVLVFKAQHDASSKAQYEITQRFDPKAGASYGHGKTLDAKRSILHPDLKTIPHQPQVQVIGNGFVEEYEGLKNIQLRHPHHKTFHATVIPDEDDLDFTRFYRWHIDAALYGLAPPVATTLFAAQVPGGRKQTIRYEDTGEELTVPLGTTAFVSGYTMYDLLSPQDQQFAMTTKVEYAPHPYVWMSGAKSRSDGLGLISEGKEVPLDSLPEIEQDKIQILPMCWRNPQDDRLALQIHPSAVRKLHLGNGEVIDDLKEVREIVHRLQRPGIAPGYVYAHDWEEGDFVIFHNRSLIHSVVGAFAEDEVRLFRQCNIAGSSLPEGPRYL is encoded by the exons ATGTCTCTGCGAAGGATTGGCACAGCCGGCCGTCAGTTGGCATCATACGCCACAGTTGCGTCCAGGGCTTCGATACAGCCAATTGCGCATCCGCCCGGATCGGGGGTTCGGTTCGGAGCGGTTGTGCAGGGCGTCAACATTGACAAGATATCAG ACGCCGActtcgacatcatcaaggaagCTCTGTACAGACACCAAGTCCTCGTTTTCAAGGCACAGCATGACGCCTCTTCCAAGGCGCAATACGAAATCACCCAACGATTCGACCCCAAGGCGGGTGCTTCCTACGGCCACGGAAAGACGCTCGACGCCAAACGATCCATCCTGCATCCAGACCTGAAGACAATCCCACACCAGCCACAGGTCCAAGTGATTGGAAACGGTTTCGTGGAGGAGTACGAAGGGCTGAAGAATATTCAGCTGCGGCACCCCCACCACAAGACCTTCCACGCCACCGTCATACCAGACGAGGACGACTTGGACTTTACCCGGTTCTACAGATGGCACATTGATGCCGCGCTGTATGGGCTTGCCCCTCCGGTGGCCACAACCCTCTTCGCGGCCCAGGTCCCCGGCGGCCGCAAGCAGACGATCCGATATGAAGACACGGGCGAAGAGCTGACTGTCCCTCTGGGAACGACGGCGTTCGTCTCTGGCTACACCATGTATGACCTCTTATCGCCGCAGGACCAACAGTTCGCCATGACCACAAAGGTCGAATACGCCCCGCATCCCTATGTGTGGATGAGCGGTGCCAAGTCTCGCTCAGATGGTCTGGGCCTTATCTCGGAGGGCAAAGAGGTGCCGCTTGACAGCCTGCCAGAGATTGAGCAAGACAAAATCCAAATCCTGCCCATGTGCTGGCGCAACCCTCAGGACGACCGGCTGGCGCTGCAGATTCACCCGTCCGCGGTTCGGAAGCTACATCTGGGCAACGGCGAGGTTATCGATGACCTGAAGGAGGTGCGGGAGATTGTTCACCGACTACAGCGGCCCGGTATCGCGCCTGGCTATGTGTATGCGCACGACTGGGAGGAGGGCGATttcgtcatcttccacaACAGAAGCCTGATTCACTCAGTTGTTGGGGCGTTTGCGGAGGACGAGGTGCGCCTCTTTCGTCAGTGCAACATTGCCGGCAGCAGCTTGCCCGAGGGGCCAAGATACCTGTAG